The proteins below are encoded in one region of Paenibacillus albus:
- a CDS encoding response regulator transcription factor: MNGKVLLVDDEPHITRNLEKVIPWSMLGLEIIGTAKNGVEALELLQSEPADLVLCDIRMPVMDGLELVRHIRERSMPCDIIMLTGYQDFSYTRAAIQYGVKDYILKPIPYDELTGVIARVMSEQRNKRMQLKEEQRKLSRIIDIANEKILYDVLLDYTDITPDNWLMAGQEQQLGNPQYTVIVLDIDAGSADAKDWREWPDKERKIWNFAVCNVLRETLQLAHLHNSVIQMRDGEWCVLIQGGASESGSSREQGAVQMKQWAEMLLDSVKHNAKLQLHAGIYDKVAAMTELSTAYKAVQRGMQLSTETVAIAFYSSELAGGFETGRTLWDIAERLIGAMKRGDAAGVDEEQKRIADQLQKAGGSAEGRLKPLLHFLALHLMRELKEADLLPRELEEALWRKMDLHFSVKDLFAAIRQASDEGVARSTDKRKHSERQMVDAKQFIDRYLYRDLSVEDAATHVGLSTSHFSLLFKQTFGETFIEYITRQRMETAKSLLLETPKSVAQIAKEVGYAERRYFTKVFMKYTGQIPTEYRMALQGEIAPVSLDEEPGEWR; encoded by the coding sequence ATGAACGGCAAAGTGCTTCTCGTTGATGATGAACCGCATATTACCCGTAACTTGGAAAAAGTAATTCCGTGGAGTATGCTTGGACTTGAGATAATTGGCACAGCGAAGAACGGCGTTGAGGCGCTTGAGCTTTTGCAGTCGGAGCCTGCTGATTTGGTGCTGTGCGATATTCGGATGCCTGTCATGGATGGACTGGAGCTTGTTCGCCACATTCGGGAGCGGTCGATGCCGTGCGACATCATTATGCTGACCGGCTATCAAGATTTCTCCTATACGCGAGCAGCGATTCAGTATGGCGTGAAGGATTATATTTTGAAGCCGATTCCTTATGACGAACTGACGGGCGTTATTGCCAGAGTCATGTCGGAGCAGCGTAACAAGAGGATGCAGCTTAAGGAAGAACAGCGGAAGCTTAGCCGGATTATCGATATTGCCAATGAGAAAATCCTCTATGACGTTCTGCTTGACTATACCGATATTACGCCGGATAACTGGTTGATGGCGGGGCAGGAGCAGCAGCTCGGCAATCCGCAGTATACCGTCATTGTGCTCGACATTGATGCGGGATCCGCTGATGCGAAGGATTGGCGGGAGTGGCCGGATAAAGAACGGAAAATATGGAATTTTGCCGTATGTAACGTGCTCCGCGAGACGCTTCAGCTCGCTCATCTACATAACTCCGTCATCCAGATGCGCGATGGAGAGTGGTGTGTCCTTATTCAAGGTGGCGCATCCGAATCAGGCAGCTCTAGGGAGCAGGGTGCCGTGCAGATGAAGCAGTGGGCAGAGATGCTGCTTGATTCCGTCAAGCATAACGCGAAGCTGCAGCTCCATGCGGGTATCTATGATAAAGTGGCAGCGATGACCGAACTCTCTACCGCCTATAAGGCTGTTCAACGCGGGATGCAGCTATCGACGGAAACGGTGGCGATTGCATTCTACAGCAGCGAGCTTGCAGGCGGCTTCGAGACAGGCCGAACGCTGTGGGATATCGCGGAGCGGCTCATTGGCGCGATGAAGCGCGGGGATGCAGCAGGTGTTGACGAGGAGCAGAAGCGAATTGCCGATCAGCTGCAAAAAGCAGGCGGAAGCGCCGAGGGCCGATTGAAGCCGCTGCTGCATTTCCTTGCGCTTCATCTAATGCGGGAGCTGAAGGAAGCGGATCTGCTGCCGCGTGAGCTGGAAGAGGCGCTGTGGCGGAAGATGGATTTGCATTTTAGCGTCAAAGATTTGTTCGCTGCAATACGGCAGGCATCCGATGAAGGAGTCGCGCGATCTACGGATAAACGCAAGCATTCCGAGCGCCAAATGGTTGATGCGAAACAGTTCATTGACCGCTATTTGTATCGGGACCTCAGTGTCGAGGATGCGGCGACGCATGTAGGGCTGTCCACATCACATTTCAGCTTGCTGTTCAAGCAGACTTTTGGGGAAACGTTCATCGAGTACATCACGCGCCAGCGAATGGAAACAGCGAAATCGCTGCTGCTTGAGACACCGAAGAGCGTCGCGCAAATTGCGAAGGAAGTCGGCTATGCGGAACGGCGGTATTTTACGAAAGTGTTTATGAAGTACACCGGGCAGATTCCAACGGAGTACAGGATGGCGCTGCAAGGGGAAATAGCTCCAGTCTCTCTGGATGAAGAGCCGGGCGAGTGGCGTTAG
- a CDS encoding glycoside hydrolase family 3 protein — MGEHWRQLSLREKIGQLFVFGFHGQRPSSDIEALIEEYGVGGIIYFTRNIVDAKQVHELSGSLMGTAERAGKTPMFIAVDQEGGMVSRLVRGVTLMPGNMALGATGSAGGVFETAAIAGEQLRAVGINLNYAPCVDVNNNPDNPVINVRSYSDLPEVVGELGLAAVRGYQRAGVSATIKHFPGHGDTSVDSHRDLPVLHHDRDRLEAIELVPFRIAAPETDMIMTAHVCLPSLDPSGVPSTLSKPVLSGLLREEIGYEGVIVTDCLEMNAIDTFYGPARGAVMALQAGADMVLICHTASKQRAALEAVLSAVESGELTESRIDESLARIMKLKAKREVGMALEPWEALEPKLDTQDQQEAARSWSETSVTLVKNEAGLLPLKREARTLVLWPAIVAVSDADELLTDDGTLGGRLAARMPEVTERRIGAADALEGLDAFEQIVFVSYDAAKHADEREAAAKLLAVAADRTVAVSVRNPLDLLVYPEVSAFLAVYECRPLALESAARALLGEFEPQGKLPITLSEQYPFGWRWSNGE, encoded by the coding sequence ATGGGAGAGCATTGGCGGCAGTTAAGTTTACGGGAAAAAATCGGGCAGCTGTTCGTATTCGGATTTCATGGGCAGCGTCCGTCATCAGATATCGAAGCGTTGATCGAGGAGTACGGTGTCGGCGGCATCATCTACTTCACTCGCAACATCGTTGATGCGAAGCAGGTGCATGAGCTGTCGGGCAGTTTAATGGGTACTGCAGAGCGTGCGGGCAAAACACCGATGTTCATCGCCGTCGACCAAGAAGGCGGTATGGTGTCGCGTCTTGTTCGCGGCGTTACTCTTATGCCGGGCAATATGGCGCTTGGTGCTACCGGTTCGGCTGGCGGCGTGTTCGAGACGGCTGCGATTGCCGGCGAGCAGCTGCGCGCTGTAGGCATTAATTTGAACTATGCGCCATGCGTGGATGTCAACAATAACCCGGACAATCCGGTTATCAATGTCCGTTCGTACAGCGACCTGCCGGAGGTTGTCGGTGAGCTTGGCCTTGCTGCGGTTCGCGGCTATCAGCGGGCGGGCGTTTCTGCGACGATCAAGCATTTCCCGGGCCATGGCGATACGAGTGTCGATTCGCACCGTGATCTGCCCGTACTGCATCATGACCGTGATCGCCTGGAGGCGATTGAATTGGTGCCGTTCCGCATAGCAGCGCCTGAGACGGATATGATTATGACGGCGCATGTTTGTTTGCCGTCGCTTGATCCGTCAGGTGTCCCTTCTACATTATCGAAGCCGGTGCTTAGCGGGCTGCTTCGTGAGGAGATTGGGTATGAAGGCGTTATCGTAACGGACTGCCTGGAGATGAATGCGATCGACACCTTCTACGGTCCAGCACGTGGTGCGGTCATGGCACTTCAAGCTGGTGCAGATATGGTGCTGATCTGCCACACTGCTTCGAAGCAGCGGGCTGCGCTGGAAGCGGTACTCTCTGCGGTAGAGAGCGGAGAGCTAACGGAATCGCGCATCGATGAATCGCTTGCGCGCATTATGAAGCTGAAAGCGAAGCGGGAAGTTGGCATGGCGCTTGAGCCGTGGGAAGCGCTTGAGCCTAAGCTCGATACGCAGGACCAGCAAGAGGCTGCTCGCAGCTGGAGCGAGACGTCGGTGACGCTTGTGAAGAATGAAGCGGGGCTGCTGCCGCTGAAGCGGGAAGCGCGCACGCTCGTTCTGTGGCCAGCGATTGTCGCCGTATCGGATGCGGATGAGCTGCTGACCGATGACGGCACGCTCGGCGGGCGACTCGCTGCGCGTATGCCAGAGGTGACGGAGCGTCGCATTGGCGCAGCAGATGCGCTTGAAGGGCTGGACGCATTCGAGCAGATTGTATTCGTCAGCTACGATGCGGCTAAGCATGCGGACGAGCGCGAGGCAGCGGCGAAGCTGCTCGCGGTTGCTGCTGATCGCACAGTCGCGGTATCGGTGCGCAATCCGCTCGACTTGCTCGTTTACCCGGAGGTATCAGCGTTCCTCGCGGTATACGAATGCCGTCCGCTCGCACTTGAATCCGCAGCTCGCGCGCTGCTCGGCGAGTTCGAGCCGCAAGGCAAGCTGCCGATTACGCTGTCGGAGCAATACCCGTTCGGCTGGCGCTGGAGCAACGGCGAGTAA